Proteins from a genomic interval of Diospyros lotus cultivar Yz01 chromosome 6, ASM1463336v1, whole genome shotgun sequence:
- the LOC127803965 gene encoding uncharacterized protein LOC127803965 isoform X2 — MVQLDKQRTSTADGVGSAALRFPSPRCPHQVSGPLDHKPEEKIIGNAQFRWQSDVDDPHTFMDLFVSNADPILLIRSCAYYPKYGIGAFGFFPVLLKNRVSSEDYGVMGLRYGSPNLSVGATLMPLSSGDEFPKSAWLVSKIGRLTTGVQYEPQSGSKDGARYTNLANWSCAIGYGVGSGSPLSPSFNFGLELARNSQFIASFYQHVVVQRRVKNPLEENEVVGITNYIDFGFELQTRIDDKTSNVTSDSTFQVGASWQANKNFLLKGKVGPLSSSAALAFKSWWKPSFTFSISATRDRGVGKTAFGFGIHVDNVREASYERADPNFVMLTPNKEHLAEGIQWKIGKRPMLQSDVNSGNFDGLPRELRPLGKIL, encoded by the exons ATGGTTCAGTTGGATAAACAAAGAACCTCCACCGCCGATGGTGTTGGTTCCGCCGCTCTTCGATTTCCCTCCCCTCGCTGCCCGCACCAG GTCTCAGGTCCACTCGATCACAAGCCTGAGGAGAAAATCATAGGAAATGCTCAATTCCGCTGGCAAAG TGATGTTGATGATCCTCACACATTCATGGACCTTTTTGTATCAAATGCTGATCC GATTTTACTAATAAGGTCATGTGCTTACTACCCTAAATATGGTATTGGAGCATTTGGTTTTTTCCCAGTACTACTAAAAAATAG GGTGTCTTCCGAAGATTATGGTGTTATGGGCTTGAGATATGGGTCACCAAATCTCTCAGTTGGAGCCACACTAATGCCATTGTCTT CGGGAGATGAGTTCCCAAAAAGTGCATGGCTGGTGAGCAAGATAGGAAGGTTAACAACTGGGGTGCAATATGAGCCACAAT CTGGGAGCAAAGATGGAGCAAGGTATACAAATTTAGCAAATTGGAGTTGTGCTATAGGCTATGGAGTAGGATCAGGCAGTCCATTGAGTCCATCTTTCAATTTTGGTCTTGAACTTGCTCGAAATTCTCAG TTCATTGCCTCTTTTTATCAGCATGTGGTGGTCCAAAGAAGG GTGAAGAATCCGCTTGAAGAAAATGAAGTGGTTGGAATTACGAACTATATTGACTTCGGTTTTGAATTACAAACAAG GATTGATGACAAAACATCAAATGTGACGTCAGATTCCACCTTCCAAGTTGGTGCATCTTGGCAAGCCAATAAAAATTTCTTGTTGAAG GGGAAGGTGGGACCACTCAGTTCATCTGCTGCTTTAGCATTCAAATCATGGTGGAAACCTTCTTTCACTTTCAGCATCTCAG CTACTAGAGACCGTGGGGTCGGAAAGACGGCTTTTGGATTTGGCATCCATGTTGATAATGTTAGGGAGGCGAG TTATGAAAGAGCTGATCCAAACTTTGTAATGCTGACCCCCAACAAGGAGCATTTAGCAGAAGGCATCCAGTGGAAGATTGGGAA
- the LOC127803965 gene encoding uncharacterized protein LOC127803965 isoform X1 produces MWKWFSWINKEPPPPMVLVPPLFDFPPLAARTRMLESSYNLLFGKLALRCLFEDYFEEARHFRTRIMLKPIDDPHVDLIATVSGPLDHKPEEKIIGNAQFRWQSDVDDPHTFMDLFVSNADPILLIRSCAYYPKYGIGAFGFFPVLLKNRVSSEDYGVMGLRYGSPNLSVGATLMPLSSGDEFPKSAWLVSKIGRLTTGVQYEPQSGSKDGARYTNLANWSCAIGYGVGSGSPLSPSFNFGLELARNSQFIASFYQHVVVQRRVKNPLEENEVVGITNYIDFGFELQTRIDDKTSNVTSDSTFQVGASWQANKNFLLKGKVGPLSSSAALAFKSWWKPSFTFSISATRDRGVGKTAFGFGIHVDNVREASYERADPNFVMLTPNKEHLAEGIQWKIGKRPMLQSDVNSGNFDGLPRELRPLGKIL; encoded by the exons atgtgGAAATGGTTCAGTTGGATAAACAAAGAACCTCCACCGCCGATGGTGTTGGTTCCGCCGCTCTTCGATTTCCCTCCCCTCGCTGCCCGCACCAG GATGTTGGAGTCATCATATAACTTATTATTCGGGAAACTTGCTTTGAGATGCCTGTTTGAAGATTACTTTGAAGAAGCTAGGCATTTTAGGACAAGAATCATGCTAAAGCCTATTGATGATCCACATGTTGATTTAATTGCAACT GTCTCAGGTCCACTCGATCACAAGCCTGAGGAGAAAATCATAGGAAATGCTCAATTCCGCTGGCAAAG TGATGTTGATGATCCTCACACATTCATGGACCTTTTTGTATCAAATGCTGATCC GATTTTACTAATAAGGTCATGTGCTTACTACCCTAAATATGGTATTGGAGCATTTGGTTTTTTCCCAGTACTACTAAAAAATAG GGTGTCTTCCGAAGATTATGGTGTTATGGGCTTGAGATATGGGTCACCAAATCTCTCAGTTGGAGCCACACTAATGCCATTGTCTT CGGGAGATGAGTTCCCAAAAAGTGCATGGCTGGTGAGCAAGATAGGAAGGTTAACAACTGGGGTGCAATATGAGCCACAAT CTGGGAGCAAAGATGGAGCAAGGTATACAAATTTAGCAAATTGGAGTTGTGCTATAGGCTATGGAGTAGGATCAGGCAGTCCATTGAGTCCATCTTTCAATTTTGGTCTTGAACTTGCTCGAAATTCTCAG TTCATTGCCTCTTTTTATCAGCATGTGGTGGTCCAAAGAAGG GTGAAGAATCCGCTTGAAGAAAATGAAGTGGTTGGAATTACGAACTATATTGACTTCGGTTTTGAATTACAAACAAG GATTGATGACAAAACATCAAATGTGACGTCAGATTCCACCTTCCAAGTTGGTGCATCTTGGCAAGCCAATAAAAATTTCTTGTTGAAG GGGAAGGTGGGACCACTCAGTTCATCTGCTGCTTTAGCATTCAAATCATGGTGGAAACCTTCTTTCACTTTCAGCATCTCAG CTACTAGAGACCGTGGGGTCGGAAAGACGGCTTTTGGATTTGGCATCCATGTTGATAATGTTAGGGAGGCGAG TTATGAAAGAGCTGATCCAAACTTTGTAATGCTGACCCCCAACAAGGAGCATTTAGCAGAAGGCATCCAGTGGAAGATTGGGAA